A region from the Rhodothermus sp. genome encodes:
- a CDS encoding bifunctional oligoribonuclease/PAP phosphatase NrnA codes for MSTRRAILNCFRQHQRFVLTTHVKPDGDAIGSQLALGRLLQKMGREVYLINSDPPPSNLAWMPDIDQIEVFRGTLTQRERIDQADVICVLDTNALDRLGDLASAVEASQARKLLIDHHTAPEDWFDLQYVRDTASSTGELVYELVRAIDPNLIDRELATALYVAIMTDTGSFRFNTVTPVVHRMVADLLERGQLSTESIHSAIFDTRTPESMRLLGLALRNLQLRYDGQVAYMVLSRRMFNETGASTEDTEGFINHLLSIRGVRVALLFTEIEKGVKISFRSKGDYHVNAWARAFGGGGHRNAAGAFVENASLETLVEAVVAAASRYLPSLNASATNRASGTLSAEDASYLSALLHQKSQASSTAS; via the coding sequence ATGTCCACCCGCAGGGCCATTCTGAACTGCTTCCGTCAGCATCAGCGCTTTGTGCTGACCACCCACGTCAAACCCGATGGCGATGCGATTGGCTCTCAGCTGGCATTGGGGCGGTTGCTCCAGAAGATGGGCCGTGAGGTGTACCTGATCAACAGCGATCCCCCCCCGTCCAATTTGGCCTGGATGCCTGATATTGACCAGATCGAAGTGTTCAGGGGTACGCTGACCCAACGCGAACGCATCGATCAGGCCGATGTGATCTGCGTACTCGACACAAACGCGCTGGATCGCCTGGGCGATCTGGCCTCGGCCGTCGAGGCCAGTCAGGCCCGTAAGCTGCTCATTGATCATCACACCGCTCCGGAGGATTGGTTCGATCTGCAGTACGTACGTGATACAGCCTCTTCCACCGGCGAGTTGGTCTATGAGCTCGTGCGGGCTATCGATCCCAACCTGATCGATCGTGAGCTGGCCACGGCGCTGTACGTGGCCATCATGACCGACACCGGATCGTTTCGTTTCAATACCGTGACACCGGTGGTGCATCGCATGGTAGCGGATCTGCTGGAACGTGGACAGCTCAGCACCGAGTCCATTCACAGTGCCATTTTCGATACGCGTACGCCTGAAAGCATGCGCCTGCTGGGCCTGGCGCTACGTAACCTGCAGCTTCGCTACGACGGACAGGTGGCCTACATGGTGCTTTCACGACGCATGTTCAATGAAACCGGTGCTTCAACCGAAGACACTGAAGGCTTTATCAACCACCTGCTGTCAATCCGAGGCGTCCGAGTTGCACTGCTGTTCACGGAAATTGAAAAGGGGGTTAAGATCAGCTTTCGTTCAAAAGGCGATTACCATGTCAATGCCTGGGCTCGGGCCTTTGGGGGTGGGGGGCATCGGAATGCAGCCGGCGCCTTTGTGGAAAATGCTTCCCTCGAAACGCTGGTCGAGGCCGTGGTGGCTGCTGCCTCCCGCTATCTTCCTTCGCTCAACGCATCCGCCACAAACCGCGCTTCGGGCACCCTTTCGGCGGAAGATGCGTCGTATCTTTCAGCACTCCTGCATCAGAAGTCGCAAGCATCCTCAACAGCGTCATGA
- a CDS encoding leucyl aminopeptidase: protein MKVSVTTIPLDELDIDLLLVPVTEAAVETTLKALSEQFGPIVQRAAADFTGAPEEIIWLYPESGRARRLALLGVGPSERIDLEQLRRVAARGAELARDRQVVTAAIVRPQLSIDPESASQALVEGFMLAAYRFTRYKTDTSKLRDIERLVIHETSDHEKASRRGAERGRIIAECVMTARDLVNLSPDEKTPTKFARLIEQSAKKYGYEADVWDKALIEEEGMGGLLAVNRGSPEPPTFTVLTWHPENALNERPVVLVGKGVVFDTGGLSLKPTKDSMDYMKSDMAGAAAVVGAMEALARLKIPLYVVGLIPATDNRPGENAYVPGEVIRMHSGKTVEVLNTDAEGRLILADALSYARTYRPMLVIDLATLTGAQVIALGTEVAAVMTNNTEGAEERLQAIVAAGERSGDRVHPLPMYDEYAKLLESDVADLKNVGGREAGSITAAKFLEHFVSYPWIHIDMAGPAFLKESKPYRPKGGTGFGVRLLVEFLRDYASPRRFSS from the coding sequence ATGAAGGTCTCGGTCACAACAATCCCGCTGGACGAACTGGATATTGACCTGCTCCTGGTACCTGTTACTGAAGCAGCTGTCGAAACAACTTTGAAGGCGCTGAGCGAACAGTTTGGCCCGATCGTGCAACGTGCCGCTGCAGACTTTACCGGGGCGCCAGAGGAGATCATCTGGCTGTACCCGGAAAGTGGTCGTGCTCGACGCCTGGCGTTGCTGGGCGTGGGGCCGTCCGAACGCATTGATCTGGAACAACTGCGGCGCGTGGCCGCCCGCGGTGCCGAACTGGCTCGCGACCGTCAAGTAGTCACGGCAGCTATCGTACGTCCGCAGCTATCGATCGACCCAGAATCGGCCAGTCAAGCCCTGGTCGAAGGGTTCATGCTGGCCGCTTATCGCTTTACACGGTATAAGACGGACACAAGCAAACTGCGCGACATTGAACGGCTCGTCATCCACGAAACCAGCGACCACGAAAAGGCCAGCCGGCGGGGAGCCGAGCGTGGTCGCATTATTGCCGAATGCGTGATGACAGCCCGTGACCTGGTTAACCTGTCCCCCGACGAAAAAACCCCCACCAAGTTCGCTCGTCTGATTGAGCAGTCGGCTAAGAAGTACGGCTATGAGGCCGACGTGTGGGACAAAGCGCTGATTGAAGAAGAAGGCATGGGCGGCCTGTTGGCCGTTAACCGGGGTAGCCCGGAACCACCCACGTTCACTGTCCTGACGTGGCATCCGGAAAACGCGCTGAATGAACGGCCAGTCGTACTGGTAGGGAAGGGCGTGGTTTTTGACACAGGGGGTCTGTCGCTCAAGCCCACGAAAGACAGCATGGACTACATGAAGTCCGACATGGCCGGGGCAGCGGCCGTTGTGGGGGCTATGGAGGCGCTGGCCCGGCTCAAGATTCCCCTGTACGTTGTAGGTCTGATTCCCGCCACCGACAATCGCCCCGGTGAAAATGCTTACGTACCCGGTGAGGTGATCCGGATGCATTCGGGAAAGACCGTCGAGGTGCTCAACACCGATGCAGAAGGCCGACTGATTCTGGCCGACGCCCTGTCGTACGCGCGCACCTATCGGCCGATGCTGGTCATCGATCTGGCCACGTTGACCGGTGCCCAGGTGATCGCGCTGGGTACCGAAGTGGCTGCCGTCATGACCAATAACACAGAAGGCGCCGAAGAGCGTCTGCAGGCCATTGTCGCTGCTGGCGAACGCAGCGGCGACCGCGTCCATCCGCTACCGATGTACGATGAGTACGCTAAACTGCTGGAAAGCGACGTGGCTGATCTGAAAAACGTCGGTGGCCGTGAGGCCGGCTCCATCACGGCCGCCAAGTTTCTGGAGCACTTCGTGAGCTACCCCTGGATTCACATCGATATGGCCGGACCGGCCTTTCTTAAAGAATCCAAACCATACCGCCCCAAAGGGGGGACGGGCTTCGGTGTACGCCTCCTGGTTGAATTCCTGCGCGATTACGCTTCCCCTCGGCGTTTTTCGAGCTAA